One segment of Babesia bigemina genome assembly Bbig001, chromosome : II DNA contains the following:
- a CDS encoding PCI domain containing protein, putative — protein MKGDADATLSTVASNHPNLVPLVEQIRDDLAAKHYHELTEALTSLLASDSLVCDDKIRVFEALVHPIKDALNTLRFAQLLAACSENLDPKVALEHLCKYDAFLEKDFEANVMHQIAKVTVKTIGAFIWLQAHHMVKNGQIKECDALLSDVRQKVEETMNVDITVHSAYYRAAAEMNKAAKNFSQCYKDWIMYLAYTSTNDIPEGDRVAIAVEITVCAIVAHDSFGFGELIHQPIIEAYLKGGDHQWLYDMLIIFNEGQLHLFDEALERHRGKIVHTELAGRETQLRQKLTLIALLNLALAKPNKQRCLTFQEIADHCTIRIEQVEPFVLKALALQLIKGHIDQLQQTVSIKWLQPRILDMGKLQGVAKRLESWIESTNNIVSNLEALNKPANATA, from the exons ATGAAGGGAGATGCGGACGCTACCCTGTCTACGGTGGCGTCGAACCACCCGAACCTCGTGCCTCTGGTTGAGCAGATCAGAGACGACCTCGCCGCCAAGCACTACCACGAACTCACGGAGGcgctgacatcgctgctcgcGTCCGACAGCCTCGTTTGTGACGACAAAATACGTGTGTTTGAGGCGTTGGTACATCCCATTAAGGATGCGCTCAACACACTGCGCTTCGCACAACTGCTGGCTGCGTGCTCCGAAAACCTAG ATCCGAAGGTTGCGCTAGAACACCTCTGCAAGTACGATGCCTTCCTCGAAAAGGACTTCGAAGCCAACGTCATGCACCAAATCGCAAAGGTAACCGTGAAGACAATAGGGGCATTTATATGGTTGCAGGCGCACCATATGGTCAAGAATGGTCAGATTAAGGAATGCGACGCACTTCTCAGCGACGTGAGGCAGAAAGTCGAGGAAACTATGAACGTCGACATCACGGTGCATAGCGCGTACTACCGAGCCGCTGCTGAAATGAACAAG GCGGCGAAGAATTTCTCGCAGTGCTACAAGGACTGGATCATGTACCTCGCCTACACCTCCACCAACGATATACCCGAAGGCGACCGTGTGGCCATCGCCGTCGAGATCACTGTATGCGCCATCGTGGCCCACGACAGTTTCGGGTTTGGAGAACTAATCCACCAGCCCATCATTGAGGCATACCTCAAAGGCGGCGACCATCAGTGGTTATATGACATGCTGATCATATTTAACGAGGGGCAGCTGCACCTCTTCGATGAGGCGCTGGAACGACACAGGGGTAAAATTGTGCACACG GAACTTGCGGGCAGGGAGACCCAATTGAGGCAAAAATTGACGCTGATTGCCCTTCTAAACCTCGCATTGGCAAAGCCGAACAAACAGCGCTGCCTCACATTCCAGGAAATAGCCGATCACTGTACCATCCGGATCGAACAGGTGGAGCCTTTCGTGCTTAAGGCGCTGGCTCTCCAACTTATCAAGGGGCATATCGACCAGCTACAGCAAACAGTCTCCATCAAGTGGTTGCAGCCAAGAATACTAGACATGGGAAA GTTGCAAGGCGTCGCAAAGAGACTAGAAAGCTGGATTGAGTCCACTAACAACATCGTCTCAAACTTGGAGGCATTAAACAAACCCGCCAACGCTACAGCGTAA